In one Flavobacteriales bacterium genomic region, the following are encoded:
- a CDS encoding type IX secretion system membrane protein PorP/SprF, with amino-acid sequence MKRGLHYIALLLLGVLATAEVKAQDPEFTQFFSNPLYLNPAFAGSKRCPRITLNYRNQWPALSGTFVTTSASYDQHVESIYGGIGLLVTNDKAGEGTLN; translated from the coding sequence ATGAAAAGAGGTTTACATTATATCGCACTGCTCCTTTTAGGAGTATTGGCAACCGCAGAAGTAAAAGCGCAGGATCCTGAATTCACGCAATTCTTCTCCAACCCACTCTACCTGAATCCCGCTTTTGCCGGATCGAAGCGTTGTCCGAGAATTACCCTGAACTACCGCAACCAATGGCCGGCGCTTTCGGGTACTTTCGTTACCACTTCTGCTTCTTACGATCAGCATGTGGAATCGATTTACGGTGGTATTGGATTATTAGTGACCAACGACAAAGCCGGTGAAGGAACCCTGAATA
- a CDS encoding PorP/SprF family type IX secretion system membrane protein gives MSRINHDNIDKWLFDYVEGNLNASQKRELNNFLQAHPEYQLDLDSWQQAKTGDKDEAVIPYALEAELMSIAQPVAWKRYAAVGVLLLGTGIGTALYFGSNNETVTVKENPSSLAGPALVSASYEKQNLNSSQEHNSSNGSSSEANVATSSQSENNSERNASEVHLNSNNRVFTHSNNNAFPQHRVNATLNLNQTENNTNSSIGEPTTNTVGNETTLLANHSQFPSENTQQGERNNHVLPALRHSFDKYRPEIRTEESGAFIGHTAFDVIRAEEELARLEAMKSIESENVVHKEHHTATNPKRKKFRDSRIGLYNTRDHQLLQPNSNNTAEFASFAGSSVSPAFSINYRNQWTAADHQVQSGTMVYSQYSKKLNGAWGIGFHMDNIAHGVYQNTEASLYYSPKFKISKTFSIEPGIAFTYYQNGAGSSALSHFGRIEPFQGVSGFPTTGSGITSNRGLDAAFSTLVNTKYFYAAVGVDHILHPTYNLYNISESTLPLLSTIEPTKVKVVLGTDYKHFHESKFSVSPQLRYTKQGNISSVWGGALCRYDWFTFGAAGSQNGQFTSSIGIMAGRFRLNYNYDVTKSYMNDIYYGSHEVAMRINLNGISHKQKAILNQEK, from the coding sequence ATGAGCAGGATCAACCACGATAACATCGACAAATGGTTGTTCGATTATGTGGAGGGCAACCTCAACGCTTCCCAGAAACGGGAATTGAACAACTTTTTGCAGGCTCATCCGGAATACCAACTCGATTTGGATTCATGGCAACAAGCGAAAACCGGCGATAAAGACGAAGCGGTTATTCCTTATGCATTAGAAGCAGAATTAATGTCGATTGCACAACCCGTAGCATGGAAACGCTATGCTGCCGTTGGTGTATTATTATTAGGAACCGGAATCGGAACTGCGCTTTATTTCGGATCGAACAACGAAACGGTTACGGTAAAAGAAAATCCATCATCACTTGCTGGTCCCGCTCTTGTTTCTGCCAGCTACGAAAAACAGAATTTAAATTCATCGCAAGAACATAATTCGTCCAACGGATCATCTTCTGAAGCGAATGTTGCTACTTCATCACAAAGTGAAAACAACAGCGAAAGAAATGCGTCGGAAGTCCACTTAAATTCCAACAACCGCGTATTTACACACAGTAACAACAATGCATTTCCTCAACACCGTGTGAATGCTACGCTGAATCTGAACCAAACGGAAAATAACACGAACTCCAGCATAGGAGAACCCACTACAAATACTGTCGGAAATGAAACAACACTACTTGCAAACCATTCACAATTCCCGTCAGAAAACACGCAACAGGGAGAGCGCAACAACCACGTCCTCCCTGCATTGCGGCACTCCTTCGATAAGTATCGACCTGAAATCAGAACCGAAGAAAGTGGAGCGTTTATCGGACACACCGCCTTCGATGTTATTCGCGCAGAAGAAGAACTCGCACGACTTGAAGCGATGAAAAGTATTGAGTCGGAAAACGTAGTGCATAAAGAACATCATACCGCTACCAATCCGAAACGCAAAAAATTCCGCGATTCACGAATTGGATTGTACAATACCCGCGATCATCAATTGCTGCAACCCAACAGCAACAACACCGCAGAATTTGCATCCTTCGCCGGATCGAGTGTGAGTCCCGCTTTCTCCATTAACTACAGGAATCAGTGGACCGCTGCCGATCATCAGGTGCAAAGTGGAACCATGGTGTATTCGCAATACAGCAAAAAATTAAACGGAGCATGGGGAATCGGTTTCCACATGGATAATATTGCGCACGGCGTTTATCAAAACACGGAAGCCAGTCTTTATTATTCTCCGAAATTTAAAATCAGCAAAACCTTTTCCATTGAACCGGGAATCGCATTCACCTATTATCAAAATGGAGCAGGCTCAAGCGCACTCAGCCATTTTGGTCGCATTGAACCATTCCAGGGCGTATCCGGATTTCCAACTACTGGTAGTGGCATTACCTCGAACCGCGGATTAGATGCAGCCTTCAGTACATTGGTTAACACCAAATATTTCTACGCTGCAGTAGGTGTGGATCATATTTTACATCCTACCTACAATCTGTATAACATCAGCGAATCGACCTTACCGCTGTTAAGCACCATTGAGCCGACCAAAGTGAAAGTGGTGTTGGGTACCGACTACAAACATTTTCACGAATCGAAATTCAGCGTATCGCCGCAATTGCGTTATACCAAACAAGGCAACATCTCCAGTGTATGGGGCGGAGCGCTTTGTCGTTACGACTGGTTCACTTTTGGTGCAGCAGGTTCGCAGAACGGACAATTCACATCTAGCATTGGAATTATGGCCGGAAGATTCCGCCTGAATTACAATTACGATGTAACCAAATCGTACATGAACGATATTTATTACGGATCACATGAAGTTGCCATGCGCATTAACCTCAACGGTATTTCGCATAAGCAAAAAGCAATTCTTAATCAGGAAAAATAA
- a CDS encoding RNA polymerase sigma factor produces the protein MNRAEYHKAVKDYSGRLYRFVYKCLRNSDDAQDIVQDTYAKLWQNRKKVEIEKAKSWLFTVAYNGLLNFIKTRNRIELVDEYTSLEPYMEEELRMELKEVVDNCLELLPPIQRSVLLLRDLEGYEYKEIGDILNLNESQVKVYLFRARQKIKNHLKDLTVLS, from the coding sequence TTGAACCGAGCCGAGTATCATAAGGCAGTGAAAGATTACTCAGGAAGACTGTACCGCTTCGTGTACAAGTGCCTGCGTAATTCCGACGATGCCCAGGATATTGTGCAGGACACCTATGCCAAGCTTTGGCAGAACCGGAAAAAAGTGGAAATCGAAAAAGCCAAATCGTGGCTCTTCACGGTAGCGTACAATGGCTTGTTAAACTTCATTAAAACCAGAAACAGAATTGAGCTGGTGGATGAGTACACAAGTCTTGAACCGTACATGGAAGAAGAGTTGCGGATGGAGCTGAAAGAAGTGGTAGATAATTGCCTTGAGCTTTTGCCTCCCATTCAGCGTTCGGTTTTATTGTTGAGGGATCTTGAAGGGTACGAATACAAAGAGATTGGCGATATCCTCAACTTGAATGAGAGTCAGGTTAAAGTCTATCTTTTCCGTGCCCGTCAGAAAATCAAAAATCATTTGAAAGACCTAACTGTATTATCATGA
- a CDS encoding long-chain fatty acid--CoA ligase, with the protein MQQVKRLFDIPRHQLNNFPKEDMLTSKVNGKWIPWSTAKVLEYSERMSIGLLELGITRGDKVAMISNNRPEWNISDLAILQIGAVDVPVYPTASEKDYEFIFNDSQVKICLVSSKDLYDKVMLIKDKVPSLKEIYSFDPIPGVKSWTEILSLGEKAASQRENELRHLISSTSEDDLATLIYTSGTTGVPKGVMLTHKNIVSNALACVPRLPVNEKGKSLSFLPICHVYERMLHYLYMVTGVSIYFAESIDTVGDNLKEVKPQVFVAVPRLLEKVYDKIIAKGNEASAIKKMIFYWALNLGLKYEPGNRNGWWYNFRLKIARKLVFVKWQEALGGNVLAIASGGAALQPRLARVFLAAGIPVMEGYGLTETSPVIAVNCEKNDGVRIGTVGRILENVEVKIAEDGEILCKGPSLMKGYYNRPDATAEAIDAEGWFHTGDIGEFVDKEFLKITDRKKEIFKTSGGKYIAPQPMENKFKESKFIEQVMVIGEAQKFPAALVVPCFPVVQEWARRHNLDLKSNEEIAASPQVKERIMQDIEEYNKGFGHWEQVKKIELLPAEFSIASGEMTPTLKLKRKLILERYKAYVDKIYSE; encoded by the coding sequence ATGCAGCAGGTGAAACGATTGTTCGATATTCCGCGACATCAACTCAACAACTTTCCGAAGGAGGACATGCTCACTTCGAAAGTGAACGGAAAATGGATTCCATGGTCAACCGCAAAGGTCCTCGAATACAGCGAGCGCATGAGTATTGGTTTGCTCGAACTGGGCATCACCCGGGGTGATAAAGTGGCTATGATTTCGAATAATCGTCCCGAATGGAATATTTCCGATCTGGCCATTCTCCAGATTGGTGCCGTGGATGTTCCGGTTTATCCTACAGCTTCTGAAAAAGATTATGAATTTATTTTTAACGACTCGCAGGTAAAAATCTGTTTGGTCAGCTCCAAAGATTTGTACGATAAAGTGATGTTGATTAAAGATAAAGTTCCTTCACTGAAAGAAATTTATTCCTTCGATCCCATTCCGGGGGTAAAAAGCTGGACCGAAATTTTATCGCTTGGCGAAAAAGCTGCATCACAGCGTGAAAATGAATTGCGCCATTTAATCAGCAGTACCTCGGAAGATGATTTGGCCACCTTGATTTATACCTCAGGTACAACGGGTGTTCCCAAAGGTGTAATGCTCACGCATAAAAATATTGTATCGAATGCGTTGGCTTGCGTTCCCCGTTTGCCGGTAAATGAAAAAGGAAAATCACTGAGCTTTCTTCCGATTTGTCACGTGTACGAACGCATGTTGCATTATTTGTATATGGTGACCGGTGTTTCCATTTATTTTGCCGAATCGATCGACACCGTTGGTGATAATCTAAAGGAAGTAAAACCGCAGGTGTTTGTTGCTGTTCCTCGTTTACTCGAAAAAGTATACGATAAAATTATTGCAAAAGGAAATGAAGCGAGTGCCATTAAGAAAATGATTTTTTACTGGGCATTAAATCTTGGATTAAAATATGAACCGGGAAACAGAAATGGCTGGTGGTATAATTTCCGTTTAAAAATTGCGCGTAAACTGGTTTTTGTAAAATGGCAGGAAGCCTTAGGCGGAAATGTATTGGCCATTGCATCGGGAGGAGCCGCACTTCAGCCACGACTCGCACGCGTATTTCTTGCAGCGGGAATTCCTGTGATGGAAGGATATGGATTAACCGAAACATCGCCTGTAATTGCAGTTAACTGCGAAAAAAATGATGGTGTTCGAATTGGAACGGTGGGACGAATCCTGGAAAATGTAGAAGTGAAAATTGCGGAGGACGGAGAAATTTTATGTAAGGGTCCGAGTCTCATGAAAGGCTATTATAATCGTCCGGATGCCACAGCCGAAGCCATTGATGCAGAGGGTTGGTTTCACACGGGTGATATTGGAGAATTTGTAGATAAAGAGTTCTTAAAAATTACGGATCGTAAAAAAGAAATATTTAAAACTTCGGGTGGAAAATACATTGCTCCGCAACCGATGGAAAACAAATTCAAAGAATCGAAATTTATAGAGCAGGTGATGGTGATTGGTGAAGCACAAAAGTTTCCTGCTGCATTGGTGGTGCCTTGTTTTCCGGTGGTGCAGGAATGGGCACGTCGACATAATCTGGACCTGAAATCGAACGAAGAAATTGCAGCTTCTCCGCAGGTGAAAGAACGGATTATGCAGGACATTGAAGAATACAACAAAGGATTTGGTCACTGGGAACAGGTGAAAAAAATCGAGTTACTGCCTGCTGAATTTTCAATTGCCAGTGGAGAAATGACGCCTACGCTCAAGTTAAAACGCAAATTGATTCTGGAGCGATATAAAGCTTATGTCGATAAAATCTATTCCGAATAA
- a CDS encoding cold shock domain-containing protein — MNKGTVKFFDATKGFGFIKGENGQEIFVHVSGLKDEIRENDVVTYEITQGKRGDNAINVRLA, encoded by the coding sequence ATGAATAAAGGAACAGTAAAATTTTTCGACGCTACGAAAGGTTTTGGATTTATTAAAGGTGAAAACGGACAAGAAATTTTTGTTCACGTTTCAGGCCTCAAAGATGAAATTCGTGAAAACGACGTGGTAACCTACGAAATTACCCAAGGTAAACGTGGGGATAATGCTATCAACGTACGTTTGGCATAA
- a CDS encoding cold shock domain-containing protein, whose product MNKGTVKFFNTAKGFGFIKMENGQEIFVHVSGLKDEIRENDEVVFDIEAGKKGNNAVNVRRA is encoded by the coding sequence ATGAATAAAGGAACAGTTAAATTTTTTAATACCGCCAAAGGTTTTGGTTTTATTAAAATGGAAAATGGACAAGAAATTTTTGTTCACGTATCAGGTTTAAAAGATGAAATCCGCGAGAATGACGAAGTGGTTTTCGACATCGAAGCCGGTAAAAAAGGAAATAACGCGGTAAATGTCCGTCGCGCTTAA